A window from Citrus sinensis cultivar Valencia sweet orange chromosome 5, DVS_A1.0, whole genome shotgun sequence encodes these proteins:
- the LOC102616763 gene encoding beta-galactosidase-like encodes MSSSYWTRILLILNLSFVCLLSSATQVDYDANAIIINGERRVIFSGAIHYPRSTPQMWPDLIRKAKDGGLDAIETYIFWNAHEPQRHQYDFSGNLDFIKFFKLVQEAGLYAIIRIGPYVCSEWNYGGFPVWLHNIPGIQLRTNNEIYKNEMQIFTTKIVNMCKEANLFAPQGGPIILAQIENEYGNIMGPYKEAGKSYINWCAQMATSQNIGVPWIMCQQSDAPQPMINTCNGFYCDEFVPNNPKSPKMWTENWTGWFKKWGDKDPHRTPQDVSFAVARFFQAGGVLQNYYMYHGGTNFGRDAGGPFIITSYDYDAPLDEYGNLNQPKWGHLKQLHEAIKLGEKLLTSGNVTTKQFGNGVNLTTYSNTTSGERFCFLSNTNTSQDANVDLQQDGKYFVPAWSVSILHGCNKEVYNTAKVNTETTVMVKKPIELGTKLSWTWAQETIRDTLHGKGSFNAAKLIEQKEATSDVSDYLWYMTSIENMGTSSHNATLYVKSSGQVLHAYVNSKHIGSQFGYDFEFNQPAILRPGKNFLTLLSATVGLQNYGEFFDLGPEGLAGGPVELNVDGMASLNLSSNIWNYKVGLNGEAKRLYDPNSPHPQIWKSSKKLPIGKPMKWYRTSFKIPPGTSPVVVDLQGMGKGHAWVNGNSLGRYWPSQIADTNGCSDTCDYRGEYKPEKCVTNCGNPSQRWYHVPRSFLNDGTNTLILFEEMGGNPSHVSFQTVVAAAV; translated from the exons ATGTCATCAAGTTATTGGACTCGGATTCTtcttattctaaatttaagtttcgtttgtttgttatcatcagcAACACAAGTTGATTATGATGCAAATGCCATTATAATTAATGGAGAACGGCGAGTTATCTTCTCTGGTGCAATTCACTATCCTCGAAGCACTCCACAA ATGTGGCCAGATCTTATACGAAAGGCAAAGGATGGAGGGCTAGATGCAATtgaaacttatattttttggaATGCTCATGAGCCTCAGCGTCATCAg TACGATTTCTCAGGAAATTTGGATTTCATCAAGTTTTTCAAGCTAGTTCAAGAAGCAGGATTATATGCCATTATACGAATTGGTCCATATGTCTGTTCTGAATGGAATTATgg GGGCTTTCCCGTGTGGCTACATAACATTCCAGGAATTCAATTAAGGACGAATAATGAGATTTACAAG AATGAAATGCAAATTTTTACGACCAAAATTGTCAATATGTGCAAAGAAGCCAATCTATTTGCGCCACAAGGAGGTCCCATAATCCTAGCACAg ATTGAAAATGAGTATGGAAATATTATGGGACCCTATAAAGAAGCTGGTAAATCATACATCAATTGGTGCGCACAAATGGCTACATCCCAAAATATTGGTGTCCCATGGATTATGTGTCAGCAGAGTGACGCTCCACAACCCATg ATAAATACATGCAATGGGTTTTATTGCGATGAGTTCGTTCCAAATAATCCAAAGAGCCCAAAAATGTGGACCGAAAATTGGACCGGGTGGTTCAAGAAATGGGGCGATAAAGACCCTCATAGGACTCCACAGGACGTGAGCTTTGCTGTCGCCCGATTCTTTCAAGCTGGAGGGGtcttacaaaattattacatg TATCATGGAGGCACCAACTTCGGCCGGGATGCTGGAGGTCCATTTATTATAACATCTTATGATTACGATGCTCCACTCGATGAATACG GGAATTTAAATCAGCCGAAATGGGGACATTTGAAGCAACTCCATGAAGCAATCAAACTTGGAGAGAAGCTTCTCACAAGTGGCAATGtgacaaccaaacaattcGGTAATGGGGTCAAT CTGACTACATATAGCAACACCACCAGTGGTGAGAGATTCTGTTTCTTGAGCAATACAAACACTTCACAAGATGCCAATGTTGACTTGCAACAAGATGGAAAGTATTTTGTGCCTGCTTGGTCTGTTAGTATTCTTCATGGTTGCAACAAGGAAGTTTATAACACTGCAAAG GTTAATACTGAGACCACTGTGATGGTAAAGAAACCAATCGAATTGGGTACAAAACTCTCTTGGACGTGGGCACAAGAGACCATAAGAGACACTCTTCATGGAAAGGGCAGTTTTAATGCAGCAAAGCTTATTGAACAAAAAGAAGCTACTTCTGATGTAAGTGACTACTTGTGGTACATGACCAG CATTGAGAACATGGGAACATCATCACATAATGCAACCTTGTATGTAAAGTCGTCAGGCCAAGTTCTTCATGCTTATGTCAACTCGAAGCACATag GGTCTCAATTTGGATATGATTTTGAGTTCAATCAACCTGCTATCTTGAGGCCTGGGAAAAACTTCTTAACTTTACTCAGTGCCACAGTTGGACTACAg AACTATGGTGAATTTTTTGATTTGGGACCTGAGGGCCTAGCAGGGGGTCCGGTTGAGTTAAATGTCGATGGGATGGCTTCTCTCAATTTATCATCAAACATTTGGAACTATAAG GTAGGGCTGAATGGTGAAGCAAAACGGCTTTATGATCCAAATTCACCCCATCCACAAATTTGGAAGTCATCAAAGAAACTCCCAATTGGGAAACCAATGAAGTGGTATAGG ACTAGTTTCAAGATTCCTCCGGGAACAAGCCCAGTGGTGGTGGACTTGCAAGGCATGGGCAAGGGGCACGCGTGGGTGAACGGCAACAGCTTGGGGCGGTACTGGCCCTCGCAAATTGCCGACACCAATGGATGTAGCGACACTTGCGATTACCGCGGAGAGTATAAACCTGAGAAATGTGTTACAAACTGCGGCAACCCTTCTCAAAGATG GTACCATGTCCCAAGATCGTTCCTCAACGATGGCACAAAcacattgattttatttgaggAAATGGGAGGAAACCCTTCTCATGTATCTTTCCAGACTGTTGTTGCAGCAGCAGTGTAA